A genomic stretch from Neodiprion fabricii isolate iyNeoFabr1 chromosome 3, iyNeoFabr1.1, whole genome shotgun sequence includes:
- the LOC124177911 gene encoding lipoyltransferase 1, mitochondrial isoform X2 encodes MSFVIKNGAAAARSVRLVGNLINVCGSSVRCASTQSGNDISEDAIRKSVYISQSTDIFTNLALEDWFYRNYDFADNHILLLWRNEPCVVVGRHQNPWLESNMAAIDENGISLARRNSGGGTVYHDMGNLNLSFFTPRQRYNRRYNLDVICRALYRQWGIKANVNKREDVVVDGEFKVSGSAAKLGRPNAYHHCTLLVNVNKPNLSLALEKKEKGITTNATESVRSFVKNLTDINMHIHPDNLLSAIGWEYLRTRAVTLEDGGQDLVQQQKGFQMINPTEDWFPGITMLRDEFASWEWTFGKTPKFSVTQQLELSTIHGEVHELTLTLDIENGIVEEIKMSLPTSLKVANFREDASVVTSLKGSRYSEDTVNRVAKAIGCKKIRQLPQSMNMSNMAASQ; translated from the exons atgAGCTTCGTCATAAAAAACGGAGCAGCCGCTGCAAGATCTGTGAGGCTGGTCGGTAACTTGATCAACGTTTGCGGCTCGTCGGTTCGTTGCGCTTCTACTCAATCTGGGAATGACATTTCCGAAGATGCGATACGAAAATCTGTATACATTTCGCAGTCCACCGATATATTCACAAATCTAGCCCTGGAGGATTGGTTCTATCGCAACTATGACTTCGCCGATAATCACATACTACTTTTATGGAGAAACGAGCCGTGTGTAGTCGTAGGGAGACATCAAAATCCTTGGCTGGAGTCCAACATGGCAGCGATAGACGAAAATGGAATATCTTTGGCAAGACGCAACAGCGGAGGTGGCACGGTTTACCACGATATGGGCAATCTTAATTTGTCCTTTTTCACCCCGCGTCAACGGTACAATCGTCGTTACAACCTGGATGTCATTTGCAGAGCATTGTACAGACAGTGGGGCATCAAGGCTAACGTTAACAAGCGCGAGGATGTCGTCGTTGACGGTGAATTCAAG GTTTCTGGCTCCGCTGCCAAACTGGGAAGGCCTAATGCTTATCACCATTGTACATTGCTGGTGAACGTGAACAAGCCCAACTTGAGTTTGGCCCTTGAGAAAAAAGag AAAGGAATAACAACAAACGCGACAGAGTCTGTCCGTTCTTTTGTGAAGAATTTAACCGACATCAACATGCACATTCATCCAGATAACTTACTCAGCGCTATAGGCTGGGAATATCTCAGAACGCGAGCAGTGACCTTAGAGGATGGGGGCCAAGATCTGGTACAGCAACAAAAAGGGTTTCAGATGATCAATCCCACTGAGGATTGGTTTCCAG GTATAACAATGCTACGCGACGAATTTGCTTCGTGGGAATGGACTTTCGGAAAGACACCGAAATTCAGCGTAACCCAACAACTGGAGCTGTCAACGATACACGGAGAGGTGCACGAGCTGACATTGACATTGGACATTGAGAATGGTATCGTCGAAGAGATTAAGATGAGCCTACCGACTAGCTTGAAGGTAGCGAATTTTCGCGAAGACGCCAGCGTCGTGACTAGCTTAAAAGGTTCACGATATTCCGAGGATACGGTAAACAGAGTTGCTAAAGCTAttggttgtaaaaaaataaggcAATTACCGCAATCGATGAATATGAGCAACATGGCTGCATCTCAGTAA
- the LOC124177911 gene encoding lipoyltransferase 1, mitochondrial isoform X1 — protein MSFVIKNGAAAARSVRLVGNLINVCGSSVRCASTQSGNDISEDAIRKSVYISQSTDIFTNLALEDWFYRNYDFADNHILLLWRNEPCVVVGRHQNPWLESNMAAIDENGISLARRNSGGGTVYHDMGNLNLSFFTPRQRYNRRYNLDVICRALYRQWGIKANVNKREDVVVDGEFKQVSGSAAKLGRPNAYHHCTLLVNVNKPNLSLALEKKEKGITTNATESVRSFVKNLTDINMHIHPDNLLSAIGWEYLRTRAVTLEDGGQDLVQQQKGFQMINPTEDWFPGITMLRDEFASWEWTFGKTPKFSVTQQLELSTIHGEVHELTLTLDIENGIVEEIKMSLPTSLKVANFREDASVVTSLKGSRYSEDTVNRVAKAIGCKKIRQLPQSMNMSNMAASQ, from the exons atgAGCTTCGTCATAAAAAACGGAGCAGCCGCTGCAAGATCTGTGAGGCTGGTCGGTAACTTGATCAACGTTTGCGGCTCGTCGGTTCGTTGCGCTTCTACTCAATCTGGGAATGACATTTCCGAAGATGCGATACGAAAATCTGTATACATTTCGCAGTCCACCGATATATTCACAAATCTAGCCCTGGAGGATTGGTTCTATCGCAACTATGACTTCGCCGATAATCACATACTACTTTTATGGAGAAACGAGCCGTGTGTAGTCGTAGGGAGACATCAAAATCCTTGGCTGGAGTCCAACATGGCAGCGATAGACGAAAATGGAATATCTTTGGCAAGACGCAACAGCGGAGGTGGCACGGTTTACCACGATATGGGCAATCTTAATTTGTCCTTTTTCACCCCGCGTCAACGGTACAATCGTCGTTACAACCTGGATGTCATTTGCAGAGCATTGTACAGACAGTGGGGCATCAAGGCTAACGTTAACAAGCGCGAGGATGTCGTCGTTGACGGTGAATTCAAG CAGGTTTCTGGCTCCGCTGCCAAACTGGGAAGGCCTAATGCTTATCACCATTGTACATTGCTGGTGAACGTGAACAAGCCCAACTTGAGTTTGGCCCTTGAGAAAAAAGag AAAGGAATAACAACAAACGCGACAGAGTCTGTCCGTTCTTTTGTGAAGAATTTAACCGACATCAACATGCACATTCATCCAGATAACTTACTCAGCGCTATAGGCTGGGAATATCTCAGAACGCGAGCAGTGACCTTAGAGGATGGGGGCCAAGATCTGGTACAGCAACAAAAAGGGTTTCAGATGATCAATCCCACTGAGGATTGGTTTCCAG GTATAACAATGCTACGCGACGAATTTGCTTCGTGGGAATGGACTTTCGGAAAGACACCGAAATTCAGCGTAACCCAACAACTGGAGCTGTCAACGATACACGGAGAGGTGCACGAGCTGACATTGACATTGGACATTGAGAATGGTATCGTCGAAGAGATTAAGATGAGCCTACCGACTAGCTTGAAGGTAGCGAATTTTCGCGAAGACGCCAGCGTCGTGACTAGCTTAAAAGGTTCACGATATTCCGAGGATACGGTAAACAGAGTTGCTAAAGCTAttggttgtaaaaaaataaggcAATTACCGCAATCGATGAATATGAGCAACATGGCTGCATCTCAGTAA